A genomic stretch from Deltaproteobacteria bacterium includes:
- the groL gene encoding chaperonin GroEL (60 kDa chaperone family; promotes refolding of misfolded polypeptides especially under stressful conditions; forms two stacked rings of heptamers to form a barrel-shaped 14mer; ends can be capped by GroES; misfolded proteins enter the barrel where they are refolded when GroES binds), whose protein sequence is MAKELRFNEDARASILRGVNVLANAVKVTLGPKGRNVVIEKSFGAPLVTKDGVTVAKEIEIENKFENMGAQMVKEVASKTNDDAGDGTTTATVLAQAIFREGVKIVTAGHNPTQVKRGIDKAVATIRDELKKMAKPVKGETEIAQVGAISANNDPEIGKMLADAMAKVGREGVITVEESKTAQTELDVVEGMQFDRGYLSPYFVTNAERMEAVLENAYILIFDKKISSMKDMITVLEGVAKQGRPLLIVAEDVEGEALATLVVNKLRGTLHVCAVKAPGFGDRRKAMLEDIAILTGGTVISEEMGRKLEQATLADLGVAKRLVIDKDNTTVIDGSGKKADIAARVAQIKAQVEETTSDYDKEKLKERLAKLAGGVAVIHVGAPSEVEMKEKKARVEDALNATRAAVEEGIVAGGGTALVRASEAIDPTKYDENERWGAMIIKRACEEPLRQIAFNAGLDGAIVLDKVRNGKTAGFGFNAYSEVYEDLLKSGVIDPVKVVRSALENAASVASLMLTTEAMIAEAPKKDEPKMPGGGGGMGGMDMM, encoded by the coding sequence TCTTCGTGGTGTTAACGTTCTTGCTAACGCAGTAAAAGTCACACTTGGACCAAAAGGTCGCAACGTCGTCATCGAGAAATCTTTTGGTGCGCCACTGGTCACAAAAGACGGCGTCACTGTTGCGAAAGAAATCGAAATTGAAAACAAGTTCGAAAACATGGGCGCGCAGATGGTTAAAGAAGTCGCTTCGAAAACGAACGACGACGCTGGCGACGGCACGACGACTGCGACTGTACTAGCACAAGCAATTTTCCGCGAAGGCGTGAAAATCGTCACTGCTGGTCACAACCCAACTCAAGTAAAGCGCGGCATCGACAAAGCCGTTGCGACAATTCGCGATGAGCTGAAAAAAATGGCGAAGCCAGTAAAGGGCGAAACTGAAATCGCTCAAGTCGGCGCGATCTCGGCAAACAATGATCCAGAAATCGGAAAAATGTTGGCTGATGCTATGGCAAAAGTCGGCCGCGAAGGCGTCATCACTGTTGAAGAATCGAAAACTGCGCAAACTGAACTCGACGTTGTTGAAGGCATGCAGTTTGACCGCGGATACCTTTCTCCATATTTCGTAACGAATGCAGAGCGCATGGAAGCAGTTCTCGAGAACGCTTACATCCTCATCTTCGACAAAAAAATCTCGTCAATGAAAGACATGATCACAGTTCTTGAAGGCGTTGCAAAACAAGGCCGTCCGCTTTTGATCGTGGCTGAAGATGTTGAAGGCGAAGCCCTCGCAACTTTGGTCGTAAACAAACTTCGTGGAACACTCCACGTATGCGCAGTTAAAGCTCCTGGTTTCGGCGATCGTCGAAAAGCAATGCTTGAAGATATCGCGATCCTCACTGGCGGAACTGTTATTTCTGAAGAGATGGGCCGCAAACTTGAGCAAGCTACTTTGGCTGATCTTGGTGTTGCGAAACGCCTTGTTATCGACAAAGACAACACAACTGTTATCGATGGTTCAGGTAAAAAAGCTGACATCGCAGCACGGGTTGCTCAGATCAAGGCGCAAGTTGAAGAAACAACTAGCGATTACGACAAAGAAAAACTTAAAGAGCGTCTCGCGAAATTGGCTGGCGGCGTAGCTGTTATCCACGTTGGCGCACCTTCAGAAGTTGAAATGAAGGAAAAGAAAGCTCGTGTTGAAGACGCATTGAATGCGACTCGTGCAGCTGTTGAAGAAGGTATCGTTGCCGGCGGCGGAACTGCACTTGTTCGCGCATCGGAAGCTATCGATCCAACTAAGTATGACGAGAATGAACGTTGGGGCGCTATGATCATCAAGCGTGCATGTGAAGAGCCTTTGCGTCAGATCGCGTTCAACGCAGGTCTTGATGGCGCAATCGTTTTGGACAAAGTTCGCAACGGAAAAACTGCCGGCTTCGGTTTCAACGCTTACTCGGAAGTCTATGAAGACCTCTTGAAGTCTGGCGTTATCGACCCAGTGAAAGTTGTTCGATCGGCTCTTGAGAACGCAGCGTCTGTTGCGTCACTCATGTTGACGACAGAAGCGATGATCGCTGAGGCGCCAAAGAAAGATGAGCCAAAAATGCCAGGCGGCGGCGGCGGCATGGGCGGAATGGACATGATGTAA